A single region of the Duganella sp. BuS-21 genome encodes:
- a CDS encoding glycoside hydrolase family 88 protein, whose amino-acid sequence MTSPQALLVAAAATLFALPVHAEGPYRNPDNKSIYDAGEGSYTVPYKKPTVAEITAALDRIRGYMEATTPTKVVHKDSGVQITDFSQPVADAVVEPSSAEWGIQVYEMGVVHAGLLNSAAVTGDKKYTAMIERHFQFMHDKLPYFKAQEDQFKLKRANSFARFIEPRSLDDSGSMCAALIRARFAKVGPDMRQFIDICSNWVYKKQFRLKDGTLARERPQAVSLWADDMYMGVPALAEMGRLTGKREYYDDAVKNVLQMTGYLFNPQLSLYTHGWNANNPDAPRFYWGRANGWAVLTMSDLLDVLPKDHPGYPKVLAQLRVTLRGIAEQQSGSGLWHQMLDRHDSYLETSASAIFIYVIAHAINQGWISPATYGSIAQAGWVGLSTRINPRGQVEGSCVGTTFASDHIYYYNRPTSVDALHGYGPALLAGAEMIKLLNNPKIEVQVKLRTYHYVPKEAGATNYSHE is encoded by the coding sequence GTGACCTCTCCCCAAGCCCTGCTGGTGGCCGCTGCCGCCACCCTGTTCGCCCTTCCCGTCCACGCCGAAGGCCCGTACCGCAATCCCGACAACAAAAGCATCTACGACGCCGGCGAAGGCAGTTACACCGTGCCCTACAAAAAGCCGACCGTCGCCGAAATCACGGCGGCGCTGGACCGCATCCGTGGCTATATGGAGGCGACCACGCCGACCAAGGTGGTGCACAAGGACAGCGGCGTGCAGATCACCGACTTCAGCCAACCGGTGGCCGACGCCGTCGTCGAGCCGAGCAGCGCCGAGTGGGGCATCCAGGTGTATGAAATGGGCGTGGTGCACGCCGGCCTGCTGAACAGCGCTGCCGTCACCGGCGACAAGAAATACACGGCCATGATCGAGCGCCACTTCCAGTTCATGCACGACAAGCTGCCCTACTTCAAGGCGCAGGAAGACCAGTTCAAGCTGAAGCGCGCCAACAGCTTCGCCCGCTTCATCGAGCCGCGCTCGCTGGACGACTCCGGCTCCATGTGCGCCGCCCTGATCCGCGCCCGCTTCGCCAAGGTCGGGCCGGACATGCGCCAGTTCATCGATATCTGCAGCAACTGGGTCTACAAGAAGCAGTTCCGCCTGAAGGACGGCACGCTGGCGCGCGAACGCCCGCAGGCGGTGTCGCTGTGGGCCGACGACATGTACATGGGCGTGCCGGCGCTGGCCGAAATGGGCCGCCTGACCGGCAAGCGCGAATACTACGACGACGCCGTCAAGAACGTGCTGCAGATGACCGGCTATCTGTTCAATCCGCAGCTGAGCCTGTACACCCACGGCTGGAACGCCAACAATCCGGACGCGCCGCGCTTCTACTGGGGCCGCGCCAACGGCTGGGCCGTGCTGACCATGAGCGACCTGCTGGACGTGCTGCCGAAAGACCATCCCGGCTATCCGAAAGTGCTGGCGCAACTGCGCGTGACGCTGCGCGGCATCGCCGAACAACAATCGGGCAGCGGCCTGTGGCACCAGATGCTGGACCGTCACGATTCCTACCTGGAGACCTCGGCCAGCGCCATCTTCATCTACGTGATCGCGCACGCCATCAACCAAGGCTGGATCAGCCCGGCGACCTACGGCTCGATCGCGCAGGCCGGCTGGGTCGGCCTGTCGACCCGCATCAACCCGCGCGGCCAGGTGGAAGGCAGCTGCGTCGGCACCACCTTCGCCAGCGACCATATCTACTACTACAACCGTCCGACCAGCGTCGACGCGCTGCACGGCTACGGCCCGGCACTGCTGGCCGGCGCCGAGATGATCAAGCTGCTCAACAATCCGAAGATCGAGGTCCAGGTCAAGCTGCGCACCTACCACTACGTGCCGAAGGAAGCCGGCGCCACCAACTACAGCCATGAATAA
- a CDS encoding acyl-CoA dehydrogenase family protein: protein MDLTYTAADLAFRDMVRSFLDTNLPSDLQKKVRNHLRLSRQDYVRWHQIVARQGWAAPGWPVEHGGTGWSATQRHIWEEECARSGTPPILPFGVNMVAPVIMAFGNEAQKAHYLPRILNCDDWWCQGYSEPGSGSDLASLKTSAERAGEHYIVNGQKTWTTLAQHADMIFCLVRTDSSVRKQEGISFLLIDMKSPGITVRPIIMLDEDHEVNEVFFDNVKVPVQNLIGQENKGWTYAKYLLGHERTGIAAVGRSKRELLFLKKIASEHYKHGKPLMQDPVYAAKVASLEIELMALETTVLRVITREAHAPGPEASLLKVRGSEIQQQLTELMVEALGPDALPFDTDYLEGKADHAVTGDDAAAPLSGYYFNFRKTSIYGGSNEIQKNIITQMILGL, encoded by the coding sequence ATGGATTTGACTTACACGGCTGCGGACCTGGCGTTTCGCGACATGGTGCGCAGCTTCCTGGACACCAACCTGCCGAGCGACCTGCAAAAGAAAGTCCGCAATCACCTGCGCCTGAGCCGCCAGGATTACGTGCGCTGGCACCAGATCGTCGCCCGTCAGGGTTGGGCCGCGCCCGGCTGGCCGGTGGAACACGGCGGCACCGGCTGGAGCGCCACCCAGCGCCACATCTGGGAAGAGGAGTGCGCGCGCTCGGGCACGCCGCCGATCCTGCCGTTCGGCGTCAATATGGTGGCGCCGGTCATCATGGCGTTTGGCAACGAGGCGCAGAAAGCGCATTACCTGCCGCGTATCCTGAATTGCGACGACTGGTGGTGCCAGGGGTATTCCGAGCCGGGCTCGGGTTCCGACCTGGCCTCGCTGAAAACCAGCGCCGAACGCGCGGGCGAGCACTACATCGTCAACGGCCAGAAGACCTGGACCACGCTGGCGCAGCACGCCGACATGATTTTCTGCCTGGTGCGCACCGACAGTAGCGTGCGCAAGCAGGAGGGCATTTCCTTCCTGCTGATCGACATGAAATCGCCGGGCATCACGGTGCGCCCGATCATCATGCTCGATGAAGACCACGAGGTGAACGAAGTTTTCTTCGACAACGTCAAGGTGCCGGTGCAAAACCTGATCGGCCAGGAAAACAAGGGCTGGACCTACGCCAAGTATCTGCTGGGCCACGAGCGCACCGGCATCGCGGCGGTGGGCCGCTCCAAGCGCGAGCTGCTGTTCCTGAAAAAAATCGCTTCCGAACACTACAAGCACGGCAAGCCGCTGATGCAGGATCCGGTGTACGCGGCCAAGGTGGCCAGCCTGGAGATCGAACTGATGGCGCTGGAAACCACGGTGCTGCGCGTGATCACGCGCGAAGCGCACGCGCCGGGGCCGGAAGCCTCGCTGCTCAAGGTGCGCGGGTCGGAAATCCAGCAGCAGTTGACCGAACTGATGGTCGAAGCGCTGGGCCCGGACGCGCTGCCGTTCGACACCGACTATCTCGAAGGCAAAGCCGACCATGCGGTGACCGGCGACGACGCCGCGGCGCCGCTGAGCGGCTATTACTTCAACTTCCGCAAGACCTCGATCTACGGCGGTTCCAACGAGATACAAAAAAACATCATCACCCAGATGATCCTGGGTCTGTAA
- a CDS encoding acyl-CoA dehydrogenase family protein gives MDFNFKQEQLQFGDALRRWVDKDYGFDVRHRIVHSASGVSEAAWNTLVELGMTALPVPEAQGGFSGDAVDMLVVMQELGRGLVVEPYFATVWGAKFLQLAGNQHHRLEDVAKGELKLACALGEKHARHDLADIKTIASINGEGYRIDGSKTVVIHGGQAGALIVSARSAGTQRDTNGISLFVVPADTPGVVIRDYRTIDGQRAATVQFSHVAVPASALLGKLGGGWDMLEEAADYGVSLLCAEAVGAMDAIFAATLEYVKTRKQFGLAIGSFQALQHRMADMYMHLEQARSMAMLAAARMSCDTEERRRVASAAKVRIGQAAKFIGQQAVQLHGGMGVTDELPAAHHFKRLTMIDLTLGDVDHHLERFAAQRGFQQHS, from the coding sequence ATGGATTTCAATTTCAAGCAAGAGCAGCTGCAATTTGGCGACGCCCTGCGCCGTTGGGTCGACAAGGACTACGGCTTCGACGTCCGCCATCGCATCGTGCATTCGGCCAGCGGCGTCTCGGAGGCGGCTTGGAACACCCTGGTGGAACTGGGCATGACGGCCTTGCCGGTGCCGGAAGCGCAGGGCGGCTTCAGCGGCGACGCGGTCGACATGCTGGTGGTGATGCAGGAGCTGGGACGCGGCCTGGTGGTCGAGCCCTACTTCGCCACGGTGTGGGGCGCCAAATTCCTGCAACTGGCGGGCAACCAGCACCACCGTCTGGAGGACGTGGCCAAGGGCGAACTCAAGCTGGCGTGCGCGCTCGGTGAAAAGCATGCGCGCCACGACCTGGCCGACATCAAGACCATCGCCAGCATCAACGGCGAGGGGTATCGCATCGACGGCAGCAAGACCGTGGTAATCCACGGCGGCCAGGCCGGCGCGCTGATCGTCTCGGCGCGCAGCGCCGGCACCCAGCGCGACACCAACGGCATCAGCCTGTTCGTGGTGCCGGCCGACACGCCGGGCGTGGTGATCCGTGACTACCGCACCATCGACGGCCAGCGCGCGGCGACGGTGCAGTTCAGCCATGTGGCGGTGCCGGCGTCGGCGCTGCTGGGCAAGCTGGGCGGTGGCTGGGACATGCTGGAAGAGGCGGCCGACTACGGCGTCAGCCTGTTGTGCGCGGAAGCGGTGGGGGCGATGGATGCGATCTTCGCCGCCACGCTGGAGTACGTCAAAACGCGCAAGCAGTTCGGGCTGGCGATCGGCAGCTTCCAGGCCTTGCAGCACCGCATGGCGGACATGTACATGCACCTCGAGCAGGCGCGCTCGATGGCGATGTTGGCGGCGGCGCGCATGTCGTGCGATACGGAGGAGCGGCGCCGGGTGGCGTCAGCGGCCAAGGTGCGCATCGGGCAGGCGGCCAAGTTCATCGGCCAGCAGGCGGTGCAGCTGCACGGCGGCATGGGCGTCACCGACGAATTGCCGGCGGCCCACCACTTCAAGCGCCTGACCATGATCGACCTCACGCTGGGCGACGTCGACCACCATCTGGAACGCTTCGCCGCCCAACGCGGCTTCCAGCAACACTCATAG
- a CDS encoding diguanylate cyclase, with protein MSWTDLARNGRILVVDDAMENIQILHHALREEHEVLFALDGEQALQIALDQQPDLILLDAVMPGMDGYAVVAAMRGSPRLQDIPVIFVTALSQPEDETRALEGGAVDFISKPFNVAVVRARVRSQLTIKRQADAMRELSLTDGLTGVANRRNFNDTVDAEWRRCARAGLPLSVIMIDIDHFKLYNDHYGHQAGDACLQQISAAMKRCATRPQDLLARYGGEEFILLLPQEGAEGTEVVARRIMEEVLKLAVPHANSPTAPRVTLSMGLATTLPPSDSTDPSTLIRTADANLYRAKQTGRNRYCISLDS; from the coding sequence ATGAGCTGGACCGACCTGGCGCGGAATGGACGCATTCTGGTGGTGGACGACGCCATGGAAAATATCCAGATCCTGCACCACGCATTGCGCGAGGAGCACGAAGTCTTGTTTGCGCTGGACGGCGAGCAGGCGCTGCAGATCGCCCTCGACCAACAGCCGGACCTGATCCTGCTCGACGCCGTCATGCCGGGCATGGACGGTTACGCGGTGGTGGCCGCCATGCGCGGCTCGCCGCGGCTGCAGGACATCCCGGTGATCTTCGTGACGGCGCTGAGCCAGCCGGAAGACGAAACGCGCGCGCTCGAAGGCGGCGCGGTGGATTTCATCAGCAAGCCGTTCAATGTGGCGGTGGTGCGGGCGCGGGTGCGCAGCCAGCTGACCATCAAGCGCCAGGCCGACGCCATGCGCGAGCTGAGCCTGACGGACGGTCTGACCGGCGTCGCCAACCGCCGCAACTTCAACGACACCGTGGACGCCGAATGGCGCCGCTGCGCGCGCGCCGGCCTGCCGCTGTCGGTGATCATGATCGACATCGATCACTTCAAGCTCTACAACGATCACTACGGCCACCAGGCCGGCGACGCCTGCCTGCAGCAGATCAGCGCGGCGATGAAGCGTTGCGCCACGCGGCCGCAGGACTTGCTGGCGCGCTACGGCGGCGAGGAATTCATCCTGCTGTTGCCGCAGGAAGGGGCCGAAGGCACGGAAGTGGTGGCCCGGCGCATCATGGAGGAAGTGCTCAAGCTGGCGGTCCCGCACGCCAACTCGCCGACGGCGCCGCGCGTGACGCTGAGCATGGGCCTGGCCACCACCCTGCCGCCGTCGGACAGCACCGACCCGAGCACCCTGATCCGCACCGCCGACGCCAACCTCTACCGCGCCAAACAAACCGGCCGCAACCGCTACTGCATCAGCCTGGATAGCTAA
- a CDS encoding PAS domain-containing protein, which yields MLPAQSEAKGVPDQKRKPLPSIRSQIALLVLACALPTVIGFGALVGKFYTSERESLKQDTQQEARAVAAAIDRDLVQSEGAITALATSPSLRNADFNALRLQAGALLSPNFPASQFILSDNAGRTMLNLGAPLPERFNPVNNARRLAPLFERGRPQISLMVVQGSALLAIDVPVFLDSRVAYAFTSLLKPDRLERILKDEHITAEQAVTLFDTDGNIIAQAGGPRLLLGRTAAPELRAQLDRVQEVLLEMDDASGTPVYTGLSRAPVSGVAVALSTPQSKATRESMATVAMIALTMLAVLAAGFSLAWSVGGRIAGSIRELVGPAQALASGKPFAMPATTFAEADMLAHALGSLEGELLRHSHELESLVEERTIQLEKNRTQLETLYATAPVGLSYVDAELRVLRINDYLAALNQQKVVAHLGRHIGDMIPDDDVRNRVLEDYRQVLDSGKPLTGIARSGYPASSPDQLRHWVVSYYPQFGTDGKVIGITALLLDVTEHKHVEAELRRSRQLLSSVVDNMPAMIFLKRADDLRYAMFNRHGAQMYGLDGSEQLIGKSDYDMVPAEQADCFTAADRRVLASEPGSVTEIAEEPITTPDGTRYLTTRKVALRDEHGQATHVLGIAFDITERKQAREALRATAERLAASEHFVRAVTDNLPGMVAYWDATLRCRFANRYFLDWYGVGQDDILGASMPELLGAEQYAESAPYVKAALAGEPQGFAGRLRWPSGETSHTWVNYIPDVDDGGTIVGFFVLVSDVTELKETELHLQEVNEELIVARDRAEAASRAKSEFLANMSHEIRTPMNAIIGLARLLEEAPLAPRERGYLHKIQFATQSLLSLVNDVLDFSRVEAGQLVLEHANFQLQHILDSISVMLSGSACDKGVELVYDIDPAMPTELAGDPMRLQQVLLNLIGNAIKFTEHGEVVLSVRPAPGLSRPGDRALLVEFRVRDTGIGIAAGQQAGIFDAFSQADSSTSRKFGGAGLGLAICRQLADMMGGAISVISAAGRGAEFLFACPLECGSAVAETASAPLPADAALSVLIVDDNASVRQALQAAGHSFGWHVACAVGAAQAQTLLTARAASSRPYDLLLLDRDMPGIDGPAMLQQLPAGLQLPPVLMMVSEHQAATLVQQSAALGLAGVLAKPVSPGRLLGRVNALLAGDHASAGLSMQLEHTPLQDRLNGMRILLVEDNEINQEVAQYMLLHAGATVDVAVNGELAVALLAGAPERYDVVLMDVQMPVMNGYDATREIRRLGLLTLPIIAMTANVLEDDRRRAAEAGMNAHVAKPIDVEELISVLTRLVTIRGATREMVAPVPAKAPPPASQTPPWSPLPGIDVDAALARLGGNQDALTALLKRFEQSQGGTVAEVRALLTAGEPQQALQVLHRLRGVAANLGATDVARLCAAAEAVLHDEYADTLAMPAALGRLEQALELVTRTARNLAAPAQDIPSSNTDAVELAQKLAELQSLLQNNNLKALEHYKALRPALASSAQAQALGEAVETLNFKAARQMVEDMLQRKESA from the coding sequence GTGCTGCCAGCACAGAGTGAGGCCAAGGGCGTGCCAGACCAGAAACGCAAACCGTTACCATCCATCCGTTCGCAGATCGCGCTGCTGGTGCTGGCTTGCGCGCTGCCGACGGTGATCGGCTTCGGCGCCCTGGTCGGCAAGTTCTACACCAGCGAGCGCGAGTCCCTCAAGCAAGACACCCAGCAGGAAGCGCGCGCCGTGGCCGCCGCCATCGACCGCGATCTGGTGCAAAGCGAAGGCGCCATCACCGCGCTGGCCACCTCGCCGAGCCTGCGCAACGCCGACTTCAACGCCCTGCGGCTGCAGGCCGGCGCCCTGCTCAGCCCGAACTTTCCAGCGTCCCAGTTCATCCTCAGCGACAACGCCGGCCGGACCATGCTCAACCTCGGTGCGCCCCTGCCCGAGCGCTTCAACCCGGTCAACAACGCGCGCCGGCTGGCGCCGCTGTTCGAGCGCGGCCGGCCGCAGATCTCGCTGATGGTGGTGCAAGGCAGCGCGCTGCTGGCGATCGACGTGCCGGTGTTTCTCGACAGCCGGGTCGCCTACGCCTTCACCTCGCTGCTCAAGCCGGACCGGCTCGAACGCATCCTCAAGGACGAACACATCACCGCCGAGCAGGCCGTCACCCTGTTCGACACCGACGGCAACATCATTGCCCAGGCCGGCGGCCCGCGACTGCTGCTGGGGCGCACGGCGGCGCCCGAACTGCGCGCGCAGCTGGACCGGGTGCAAGAAGTGCTGCTGGAAATGGACGACGCCAGCGGCACGCCGGTGTACACGGGCCTGAGCCGGGCGCCGGTCAGCGGCGTCGCCGTGGCCCTGTCGACGCCGCAATCGAAAGCCACCCGCGAGTCGATGGCGACGGTGGCGATGATCGCGCTGACCATGCTGGCCGTGCTGGCGGCCGGCTTCTCGCTGGCGTGGTCGGTGGGCGGACGCATCGCCGGCTCGATCCGCGAACTGGTCGGCCCGGCGCAGGCGCTGGCGAGCGGCAAGCCGTTCGCCATGCCGGCCACCACCTTCGCCGAGGCCGACATGCTGGCCCACGCGCTGGGCTCGCTGGAGGGCGAGCTGCTGCGCCACAGTCACGAACTGGAAAGCCTGGTCGAGGAACGCACCATTCAGCTTGAAAAAAACCGCACCCAGCTGGAGACCCTGTACGCCACCGCGCCCGTCGGCCTGAGCTACGTGGACGCCGAGCTGCGCGTGCTGCGCATCAACGACTACCTGGCCGCCCTCAACCAGCAAAAGGTGGTGGCCCACCTCGGCCGCCACATCGGCGACATGATTCCCGACGACGACGTGCGCAACCGCGTGCTGGAGGATTACCGCCAGGTGCTGGACAGCGGCAAGCCGCTGACCGGCATCGCGCGCAGCGGCTACCCGGCCTCCTCGCCCGACCAGCTGCGCCACTGGGTGGTCAGCTACTATCCGCAGTTCGGCACGGACGGCAAGGTGATCGGCATCACCGCGCTGTTGCTGGACGTGACCGAACACAAGCACGTCGAGGCGGAACTGCGGCGCTCGCGCCAGTTGCTCAGTTCGGTCGTGGACAATATGCCGGCCATGATCTTCCTGAAACGCGCCGACGACCTGCGCTACGCCATGTTCAACCGCCACGGCGCCCAGATGTACGGCCTGGACGGCAGCGAACAACTGATCGGCAAGAGCGACTACGATATGGTGCCGGCCGAGCAGGCCGATTGCTTCACCGCCGCCGACCGCCGCGTGCTGGCATCCGAGCCGGGCAGCGTCACCGAAATCGCCGAGGAGCCGATTACCACGCCGGACGGCACGCGCTATCTGACCACCCGCAAGGTGGCCCTGCGCGACGAACACGGCCAGGCCACCCACGTGCTGGGCATCGCCTTCGACATCACCGAGCGCAAGCAGGCCAGGGAAGCGCTGCGCGCCACCGCCGAACGGCTGGCCGCCAGCGAGCACTTCGTGCGCGCCGTCACCGACAACCTGCCCGGCATGGTGGCTTACTGGGACGCCACGCTGCGCTGCCGCTTCGCCAACCGCTACTTCCTCGACTGGTACGGCGTCGGCCAGGACGACATTCTCGGCGCCTCCATGCCCGAGCTGCTCGGCGCCGAACAATATGCCGAAAGCGCGCCGTACGTGAAAGCTGCGCTGGCCGGCGAGCCGCAGGGCTTTGCCGGCCGCCTGCGCTGGCCCTCGGGCGAGACCAGCCACACCTGGGTCAACTACATTCCCGATGTCGACGATGGCGGCACGATAGTGGGTTTCTTTGTGCTAGTCTCTGATGTCACCGAATTAAAGGAAACGGAGTTGCATTTGCAGGAGGTTAACGAGGAGCTGATCGTCGCGCGCGACCGCGCCGAAGCGGCCAGCCGCGCCAAGAGCGAATTCCTGGCCAATATGAGCCACGAGATCCGCACGCCGATGAACGCCATCATCGGCCTTGCACGCCTGCTGGAGGAAGCGCCGCTGGCGCCGCGCGAGCGCGGCTACCTGCACAAGATTCAGTTCGCCACCCAGTCCCTGCTCAGCCTGGTCAACGACGTGCTCGATTTCTCGCGCGTGGAGGCCGGCCAGCTGGTGCTCGAACACGCCAACTTCCAGCTGCAGCACATCCTCGACAGCATCAGCGTGATGCTCAGCGGCAGCGCCTGCGACAAGGGCGTGGAGCTGGTGTACGACATCGACCCGGCCATGCCGACCGAGCTGGCGGGCGACCCCATGCGCTTGCAGCAGGTGTTGCTCAACCTGATCGGCAACGCCATCAAATTCACCGAGCACGGCGAGGTGGTGCTGTCGGTGCGGCCGGCGCCCGGCCTGTCCCGGCCGGGCGACCGCGCGCTGCTGGTCGAATTCCGCGTGCGCGATACCGGCATCGGCATCGCCGCCGGCCAGCAGGCCGGCATCTTCGACGCCTTCTCGCAGGCCGACAGCAGCACCAGCCGCAAGTTCGGCGGCGCCGGGCTGGGACTGGCAATCTGCCGCCAGCTGGCCGACATGATGGGCGGCGCCATCAGCGTCATCAGCGCGGCGGGGCGCGGCGCCGAATTCCTGTTCGCCTGCCCGCTCGAATGCGGCTCGGCGGTGGCCGAGACCGCGTCCGCGCCGCTGCCGGCCGATGCCGCGCTGTCGGTGCTGATCGTCGACGACAACGCCAGCGTGCGCCAGGCGCTGCAGGCGGCCGGCCACAGCTTCGGCTGGCATGTGGCCTGCGCCGTCGGCGCCGCCCAGGCACAAACCCTGCTGACGGCGCGCGCCGCGTCCAGCCGGCCCTACGACCTGTTGCTGCTGGACCGCGACATGCCGGGCATCGACGGTCCCGCCATGCTGCAACAACTGCCGGCCGGCCTGCAGTTGCCGCCGGTGCTGATGATGGTGTCCGAGCACCAGGCCGCCACGCTGGTGCAGCAATCGGCGGCGCTGGGCCTGGCCGGGGTGCTGGCCAAGCCGGTCAGCCCGGGCCGGCTGCTGGGACGGGTCAACGCCCTGTTGGCCGGCGACCACGCCAGTGCCGGATTGTCCATGCAACTGGAACACACGCCGCTGCAGGACCGCCTGAACGGCATGCGCATCCTGCTGGTGGAGGACAATGAAATCAACCAGGAAGTGGCGCAATACATGCTGTTGCACGCCGGCGCCACGGTTGACGTGGCGGTCAACGGCGAGCTGGCCGTGGCGCTGCTGGCGGGCGCGCCGGAGCGCTACGACGTGGTGCTGATGGACGTCCAGATGCCGGTCATGAACGGCTACGACGCCACCCGCGAAATCCGCCGCCTGGGCCTGCTGACGCTGCCGATCATCGCCATGACCGCCAATGTGCTGGAAGACGACCGCCGCCGCGCCGCCGAGGCCGGCATGAACGCCCACGTGGCCAAGCCGATCGACGTCGAGGAACTGATCTCGGTGCTGACACGGCTGGTGACGATCCGCGGCGCCACGCGCGAAATGGTGGCGCCGGTGCCGGCCAAGGCGCCGCCGCCGGCCAGCCAGACGCCGCCCTGGTCGCCGCTGCCGGGCATCGACGTCGACGCCGCGCTGGCACGGCTGGGCGGCAACCAGGACGCCCTGACCGCGCTGCTCAAGCGCTTCGAACAATCGCAGGGCGGCACCGTGGCCGAAGTGCGCGCGCTGCTGACGGCCGGCGAGCCCCAGCAAGCCTTGCAGGTGCTGCACCGCCTGCGCGGCGTGGCGGCCAATCTGGGCGCCACCGACGTCGCGCGCCTGTGCGCCGCCGCCGAAGCGGTGCTGCACGACGAGTACGCCGACACCCTGGCCATGCCGGCCGCGCTGGGCCGGCTGGAGCAGGCGCTGGAGCTGGTCACGCGCACCGCCCGCAACCTGGCCGCCCCGGCCCAGGATATTCCCTCAAGCAACACCGATGCTGTCGAACTTGCGCAAAAACTGGCGGAGTTGCAAAGTTTGCTTCAAAATAACAATCTGAAAGCACTGGAGCACTACAAGGCATTGCGTCCGGCGCTGGCATCGTCGGCGCAGGCGCAGGCCTTGGGCGAAGCAGTGGAAACCCTCAATTTCAAGGCCGCGCGCCAAATGGTGGAAGACATGTTGCAGCGAAAGGAAAGTGCATGA
- a CDS encoding phosphotransferase, translating to MFEEFIGTKAVSARHQFDLAALDAWLRQHVAGYPQGELTVEQFKGGQSNPTFKLSIGSAPQVQHYVLRTKPAPAAKLLPSAHAIEREYRVMDALQQHGFPAARQFALCTDEALIGRAFYVMEFVEGRVLWDQALPGMTPAERAAIYDEMNRVMAQLHTIDYAAIGLADYGKSGNYFARQIERWSKQYLAAQTETIEAMDQLIAWLPANIPAGDDTAIVHGDFRLDNLLFHPTEPRILAVLDWELSTLGHPFADFSYHCMSWHIEPGKFRGIGGLDLAALGIPSQQQYIARYAERTGKTIQLADFNFYLAFNMFRLASIMQGIMKRYVDGTAASAQALESGQMARPMAELGWAYACGKAI from the coding sequence ATGTTCGAAGAATTCATCGGTACCAAGGCGGTGTCGGCCCGCCACCAGTTCGACCTGGCGGCGCTGGACGCCTGGCTGCGCCAGCACGTCGCCGGCTACCCGCAGGGCGAGCTGACGGTCGAGCAGTTCAAGGGCGGCCAGTCCAATCCCACTTTCAAGCTCAGCATCGGCAGCGCGCCGCAGGTGCAGCACTACGTGTTGCGCACCAAGCCGGCGCCGGCCGCCAAGCTGCTGCCTTCGGCCCACGCCATCGAGCGCGAATACCGGGTCATGGACGCTTTGCAACAACACGGCTTCCCGGCTGCGCGCCAGTTTGCGCTGTGCACCGACGAAGCGCTGATCGGCCGCGCCTTCTACGTGATGGAATTCGTCGAAGGCCGGGTGCTGTGGGACCAGGCCCTGCCCGGCATGACGCCGGCCGAACGCGCCGCCATCTACGATGAAATGAACCGCGTGATGGCCCAGCTGCACACCATCGACTACGCCGCCATCGGCCTGGCCGACTACGGCAAGTCCGGCAATTACTTCGCGCGCCAGATCGAGCGCTGGAGCAAGCAATACCTGGCCGCGCAGACCGAGACCATCGAAGCCATGGACCAGTTGATCGCCTGGCTGCCGGCCAATATCCCGGCCGGCGACGACACCGCCATCGTCCACGGCGACTTCCGTCTCGACAACCTGCTGTTCCACCCGACCGAGCCGCGCATTTTGGCCGTGCTGGACTGGGAGCTGTCGACGCTGGGCCACCCGTTCGCCGACTTCTCCTACCACTGCATGAGCTGGCACATCGAGCCGGGCAAGTTCCGCGGCATCGGCGGACTCGACCTGGCGGCGCTCGGCATCCCCTCGCAGCAGCAGTACATCGCCCGCTATGCCGAGCGCACCGGCAAGACCATCCAGCTGGCCGATTTCAATTTCTACCTGGCGTTCAATATGTTCCGCCTCGCCAGCATCATGCAGGGCATCATGAAGCGCTACGTGGACGGCACGGCGGCCAGCGCGCAGGCGCTGGAATCGGGCCAGATGGCGCGGCCGATGGCCGAGCTGGGCTGGGCCTACGCCTGCGGCAAGGCCATCTAA
- a CDS encoding prepilin-type N-terminal cleavage/methylation domain-containing protein yields MRHRPQPARQRGFTLVEIAIVLVIIGLLLGGVLKGQGLIDSARVKNIIQQSTSLTAAVNAYQDKFRALPGDDVQGTTHAPGATGNGNGDGQIGEYLLAPQHLALAGFITGSFNGTTDFMTSAQGGAVYIYNDVVAGRGGNGVRLDNLPDSFAEQVDSKLDDGKYNTGSVRATGPYTNNGSVIQRTGLFF; encoded by the coding sequence ATGCGCCACCGTCCACAACCCGCCCGTCAACGCGGCTTCACCCTGGTCGAAATCGCCATCGTGCTGGTCATCATCGGCCTGCTGCTGGGCGGCGTGCTGAAAGGCCAGGGCCTGATCGACAGCGCCCGCGTCAAGAACATCATCCAGCAATCGACCTCGCTGACGGCGGCGGTCAACGCCTACCAGGATAAATTCCGCGCCCTGCCCGGCGACGACGTACAAGGCACCACCCACGCGCCCGGCGCCACCGGCAACGGCAACGGCGACGGCCAGATCGGCGAATACCTGCTGGCGCCGCAGCACCTGGCGCTGGCCGGCTTCATCACCGGTTCCTTCAACGGCACCACCGACTTCATGACCAGCGCCCAGGGCGGCGCGGTCTACATCTACAACGACGTGGTGGCCGGTCGCGGCGGCAACGGCGTGCGCCTGGACAACCTGCCCGACTCCTTCGCCGAACAGGTCGACAGCAAGCTCGACGACGGAAAATACAACACCGGTTCGGTGCGCGCCACGGGCCCGTACACCAACAACGGCAGCGTGATCCAGCGCACTGGCCTGTTCTTCTGA